The following proteins come from a genomic window of Streptomyces liliiviolaceus:
- the hisD gene encoding histidinol dehydrogenase, translating into MARIDLRGDALPEGPALRDLLPRADFDVSAALEKVRPICEAVHHRGDAALIDYAEKFDGVRLESVRVPAQALTDALEQLDPAVRAALEESIRRARIVHREQRRTTHTTQVVPGGSVTEKWVPVDRVGLYAPGGRSVYPSSVIMNVVPAQEAGVGSIALASPAQADFGGLPHPTILAACALLGVDEVYAAGGATAVAMFAYGTESCPPANMVTGPGNIWVAAAKRYFAGRIGIDAEAGPTEIAILADDGADPVHVASDLISQAEHDPLAAAVLVTDSLALADAVAKELEPQVAATKHIEDRIVPALGGRQSAIVLVDGVEEGLRVVNAYGAEHLEIQTADASAVADRVTNAGAVFVGPWAPVSLGDYAAGSNHVLPTGGCACHSSGLSVQSFLRGIHIVDYTRDALAEVAHHVVTLAEAEDLPAHGAAVKARFGWKVPGK; encoded by the coding sequence ATGGCCCGAATCGATCTGCGCGGCGACGCCCTCCCCGAGGGCCCCGCCCTGCGCGACCTGCTGCCCCGAGCCGACTTCGACGTCTCGGCCGCCCTGGAGAAGGTGCGTCCGATCTGCGAGGCCGTGCATCATCGGGGCGACGCGGCACTGATCGACTACGCGGAGAAGTTCGACGGCGTACGCCTGGAGTCCGTACGGGTCCCCGCGCAGGCCCTCACGGACGCGCTCGAACAGCTCGATCCGGCAGTGCGCGCGGCCCTGGAGGAGTCGATCCGCCGCGCCCGCATCGTCCACCGCGAGCAGCGCCGCACCACGCACACCACCCAGGTGGTCCCCGGCGGCTCGGTCACCGAGAAGTGGGTGCCCGTCGACCGCGTCGGGCTGTACGCGCCCGGCGGCCGGTCCGTCTACCCCTCGTCCGTGATCATGAACGTGGTCCCGGCGCAGGAGGCAGGTGTCGGGTCCATCGCGCTCGCCTCGCCCGCCCAGGCCGACTTCGGCGGCCTGCCGCACCCGACGATCCTGGCCGCCTGCGCGCTGCTCGGCGTCGACGAGGTGTACGCGGCCGGCGGCGCGACCGCCGTGGCGATGTTCGCGTACGGCACCGAGTCCTGCCCGCCCGCCAACATGGTCACCGGCCCCGGCAACATCTGGGTCGCCGCCGCCAAGCGCTACTTCGCGGGCCGGATCGGCATCGACGCCGAGGCGGGACCGACCGAGATCGCGATCCTCGCCGACGACGGCGCCGACCCCGTGCACGTCGCCTCCGACCTGATCAGCCAGGCCGAGCACGATCCGCTCGCCGCCGCCGTCCTCGTCACCGACTCCCTCGCGCTGGCCGACGCGGTCGCCAAGGAACTGGAACCGCAGGTCGCCGCCACCAAGCACATCGAGGACCGGATCGTCCCGGCACTCGGCGGCAGGCAGTCCGCGATCGTGCTGGTCGACGGGGTGGAAGAGGGACTGCGGGTCGTCAACGCCTACGGCGCCGAGCACCTGGAGATCCAGACGGCCGACGCGAGCGCGGTCGCCGACCGGGTCACCAACGCCGGCGCGGTCTTCGTCGGCCCCTGGGCGCCCGTCTCGCTCGGCGACTACGCGGCCGGCTCCAACCACGTCCTGCCGACCGGCGGCTGCGCCTGCCACTCCTCGGGCCTGTCCGTCCAGTCGTTCCTGCGCGGCATCCACATCGTCGACTACACCCGCGACGCGCTGGCCGAGGTCGCCCACCACGTCGTGACGCTCGCCGAGGCGGAGGACCTCCCCGCCCACGGCGCGGCGGTCAAGGCCCGGTTCGGCTGGAAGGTTCCCGGCAAGTGA